From Candidatus Vondammii sp. HM_W22, one genomic window encodes:
- the metH gene encoding methionine synthase — protein sequence MAANTQDRTEQLKTLLQQRILILDGAMGTMIQRHKLEEADYRGERFADWASDLKGNNDLLSLTQPEVIKDIHLAYLKAGADVLETNTFNANRISMADYAMEELSYEINVASAKLARQLADAVSTPDKPRFVAGVIGPTGRTCSLSPEVNDPGFRNIAFDDLVAAYAEATRGLIEGGSDILLIETIFDTLNAKAAIFAVEQVFEEEALRLPIMISGTITDASGRTLSGQTTEAFYNSLRHAQPISIGLNCALGPDQLRQYVEELSRIAEIHVSVHPNAGLPNEFGQYDLGPDEMARQIDEWAGSGFLNIVGGCCGTTPDHIRAIAETVTNHTPRALPEIAKECRLAGLEPFNIGQDALFVNVGERANITGSAVFKRLILGEEYEKALDICRLQVENGAQIIDINMDEGMLESRDAMVHFLNLIASEPDISRVPVMIDSSKWEILEAGLKCVQGKSVVNSISLKEGEVPFIRHAKLIRCYGAAAIVMAFDEEGQADTLGRKIEICQRAYRILTEEVGFPAEDIIFDPNIFAVATGIEQHNNYGVDFIEATREIKRTLPHAMISGGVSNVSFSFRGNNPVREAIHAVFLYHVIGAGLDMGIVNAGQLAIYDDLPEELLNRVEDVVLNRRADATERLLEVAEKYRGDGTASEQKIDLEWRRWPVAKRIEHAMIKGITEYIEEDTREAQQQAERSLDVIEGPLMDGMNVVGDLFGEGKMFLPQVVKSARVMKKAVAWLEPYIEAEKSEASAKFQGKILLATVKGDVHDIGKNIVGVVLQCNSYEVIDLGVMVPAETILQRAREEQVDIIGLSGLITPSLDEMVHMAGEMERLNMKIPLLIGGATTSLIHTAVKIEPKYSGPAIYVPDASRAVGVASKLLSESHRTQYVAETKKEYQAARERRANQQQSRSLISLAQAQANPLPIDWQNYTPALPNQPGIHLLNDIPLELITPFIDWTFFFHAWEMKGRYPRILDDPDKGEEAGKLFDDAEAMLKQIISNKWLSANAVVGIFPTNAKGDDIEVYKDESRKEVLTHFHFLRKQGKQPTGKFNESLADYVAPTKSGVKDYIGGFACTAGIGIDEHIARFEADHDDYSAIMLKAIADRLAEALTEWLHQHVRKVLWGYAADETLSNEALIKEEYKGIRPAIGYPASPDHTEKDILWNLLAVEKNTGIQLTESKAMIPTAAVSGLYFSHPQARYFAVGKIDRDQLESYAERKGMTVDGAEQWLCSNLGYK from the coding sequence ATGGCCGCTAACACCCAAGACCGCACTGAACAACTCAAGACCCTGCTTCAGCAGCGCATTCTGATTCTGGACGGTGCCATGGGAACCATGATCCAGCGCCACAAGCTGGAAGAAGCGGATTATCGCGGCGAGCGATTCGCTGACTGGGCCTCGGACCTGAAGGGCAACAACGATCTGCTTTCACTGACCCAGCCTGAGGTGATCAAAGATATCCACTTGGCCTACCTGAAGGCGGGCGCCGATGTTCTCGAGACCAATACTTTCAACGCTAACCGTATTTCCATGGCCGATTACGCCATGGAGGAGCTGAGCTACGAAATCAATGTCGCCTCGGCAAAATTGGCCAGGCAGCTGGCAGACGCAGTCTCAACGCCTGACAAGCCCCGATTTGTGGCTGGTGTAATCGGGCCAACCGGCCGTACCTGTTCACTGTCACCGGAAGTGAATGATCCCGGCTTCCGGAATATCGCATTCGATGATCTGGTGGCCGCCTACGCGGAGGCAACACGAGGTCTGATCGAGGGTGGTTCGGATATTCTGCTGATCGAGACCATTTTCGATACGCTGAATGCAAAAGCTGCAATCTTTGCCGTGGAGCAGGTGTTTGAGGAGGAGGCACTGAGACTGCCCATCATGATCTCCGGCACCATCACCGATGCCTCCGGACGTACACTGTCAGGCCAAACCACGGAGGCATTTTATAACTCTCTGCGCCACGCCCAGCCCATCTCCATTGGCCTTAACTGTGCCCTAGGACCGGATCAGCTGCGACAGTATGTCGAGGAGCTCTCCCGCATCGCAGAGATCCATGTCTCGGTACACCCCAATGCAGGCCTGCCCAATGAGTTTGGCCAGTACGACCTTGGTCCGGATGAGATGGCCCGGCAGATTGACGAGTGGGCGGGCAGCGGCTTTCTTAATATCGTCGGCGGCTGCTGCGGCACCACTCCGGATCATATTCGTGCTATTGCAGAGACAGTGACCAACCACACCCCAAGAGCACTGCCGGAGATAGCGAAAGAGTGCCGGCTCGCCGGCCTGGAGCCCTTTAACATTGGCCAGGACGCCCTGTTTGTCAACGTGGGCGAGCGTGCCAACATCACCGGTTCCGCCGTTTTCAAGCGGCTGATCCTGGGCGAAGAGTATGAAAAGGCCCTAGATATCTGCCGCCTTCAGGTAGAGAACGGCGCCCAGATTATCGACATCAATATGGATGAGGGGATGCTCGAATCCCGTGATGCCATGGTGCATTTTCTCAACCTGATCGCCTCAGAGCCTGATATTTCTAGAGTCCCGGTAATGATTGATTCCTCCAAATGGGAAATTCTGGAGGCGGGCCTGAAGTGCGTTCAAGGCAAATCCGTGGTCAACTCCATCTCCCTGAAAGAGGGAGAGGTACCCTTTATTCGCCATGCAAAACTGATCCGCTGTTATGGTGCGGCCGCGATCGTGATGGCCTTCGACGAAGAGGGACAGGCGGATACGCTGGGGCGAAAGATCGAAATCTGCCAGCGAGCCTACCGCATCCTCACTGAAGAGGTTGGCTTTCCCGCCGAGGATATTATCTTCGATCCGAATATTTTTGCCGTAGCCACCGGCATCGAGCAGCACAACAACTATGGGGTGGATTTCATTGAAGCCACCCGTGAGATCAAGCGAACACTGCCACACGCCATGATCTCCGGCGGCGTATCCAACGTCTCCTTCTCGTTCCGCGGCAACAACCCTGTTCGTGAGGCGATTCACGCTGTATTCCTCTACCACGTCATTGGCGCCGGACTAGATATGGGTATTGTCAACGCCGGGCAACTGGCGATCTATGACGACCTGCCGGAAGAACTCCTCAATCGGGTTGAAGACGTGGTACTCAATCGCCGGGCCGATGCAACGGAGAGACTGCTTGAAGTCGCCGAAAAATACCGGGGAGATGGCACTGCCAGTGAACAGAAAATAGATCTGGAGTGGCGTCGATGGCCTGTCGCCAAACGCATAGAACACGCCATGATCAAAGGCATCACTGAATATATCGAAGAGGATACCCGGGAAGCGCAGCAACAGGCAGAGCGCTCGCTGGATGTCATCGAAGGTCCGCTGATGGATGGCATGAATGTGGTCGGCGACCTGTTTGGGGAAGGCAAAATGTTCCTACCCCAAGTGGTTAAATCCGCCCGCGTAATGAAGAAGGCTGTAGCCTGGCTTGAGCCTTACATAGAAGCGGAGAAGTCTGAAGCTTCCGCCAAATTCCAGGGAAAAATTCTGCTCGCCACAGTGAAAGGCGACGTCCATGATATTGGCAAAAATATTGTCGGTGTGGTGCTTCAATGCAATAGCTACGAAGTAATCGACCTCGGCGTCATGGTACCGGCTGAGACCATTTTACAGCGAGCCAGGGAAGAACAGGTCGATATCATCGGCCTCTCCGGCCTCATCACCCCCTCCCTGGACGAAATGGTGCACATGGCAGGGGAGATGGAGCGGCTGAATATGAAGATCCCGCTGTTGATCGGTGGTGCAACCACATCACTGATCCACACAGCGGTGAAAATTGAACCCAAGTACAGTGGTCCGGCGATCTATGTACCCGACGCATCGCGCGCCGTGGGAGTAGCCAGTAAACTGCTTTCGGAGAGCCATAGAACCCAGTACGTAGCGGAGACAAAAAAAGAGTATCAGGCCGCCCGGGAACGCCGGGCCAATCAGCAGCAGTCACGCTCTCTGATCTCTCTGGCCCAGGCGCAAGCCAATCCTCTGCCCATTGATTGGCAAAACTATACCCCTGCCTTACCCAACCAGCCCGGCATTCATCTGTTGAATGATATTCCTCTGGAATTAATCACCCCCTTTATCGATTGGACCTTCTTCTTCCACGCATGGGAGATGAAAGGGCGCTACCCGAGAATCCTGGATGATCCGGATAAAGGCGAAGAGGCCGGTAAACTGTTCGACGACGCCGAAGCCATGCTGAAGCAGATCATCAGTAATAAATGGCTGAGCGCCAATGCCGTGGTAGGTATTTTTCCTACAAATGCCAAAGGCGATGATATTGAGGTTTATAAGGATGAGAGCCGTAAGGAAGTGCTCACTCACTTCCATTTTCTGCGTAAGCAGGGTAAGCAGCCGACTGGAAAATTCAACGAGTCTCTGGCTGATTATGTGGCGCCGACAAAGAGCGGCGTGAAGGATTATATCGGTGGTTTTGCCTGTACCGCCGGTATTGGCATCGACGAGCATATCGCCCGATTCGAGGCGGACCATGATGACTACAGTGCCATTATGCTGAAAGCAATTGCAGACCGGCTGGCCGAAGCCCTGACGGAATGGCTGCACCAGCATGTGCGGAAAGTGCTGTGGGGCTACGCCGCCGATGAAACACTCAGCAATGAAGCCTTGATCAAAGAGGAGTACAAAGGCATTCGCCCAGCCATAGGTTATCCAGCCAGCCCGGACCATACGGAGAAGGATATTCTATGGAATTTGCTGGCGGTGGAAAAAAATACTGGCATCCAGCTTACCGAGTCAAAAGCGATGATTCCCACCGCCGCCGTCAGCGGCCTCTACTTCAGCCACCCTCAAGCACGCTATTTTGCCGTAGGCAAGATCGACAGGGATCAGCTGGAGTCCTACGCCGAACGTAAAGGTATGACCGTAGATGGGGCGGAACAGTGGCTGTGCTCGAACCTGGGATATAAATAA